From one Halosimplex rubrum genomic stretch:
- a CDS encoding DUF5658 family protein has protein sequence MTQSSVPDGREQERLFVRRRERRLTRTHAALWVVILATTAADIVLTMAGLAAGLPEGNPVVRAMVASFGPAGLWTVKFAAMCWLVAGWSLLSDRNASVFLGLFAAVTSLVVANNAFAVFGA, from the coding sequence GTGACGCAGTCGTCCGTCCCCGACGGCCGCGAGCAGGAACGACTGTTCGTCCGCCGACGCGAGCGACGGCTGACCCGGACCCACGCCGCGCTGTGGGTCGTGATCCTCGCGACCACGGCCGCGGACATCGTCCTGACGATGGCCGGGCTGGCCGCCGGGCTCCCCGAGGGGAACCCCGTCGTCCGGGCGATGGTCGCGTCGTTCGGTCCCGCCGGCCTCTGGACGGTGAAGTTCGCCGCGATGTGCTGGCTGGTCGCCGGGTGGTCGCTGTTGTCCGACCGGAACGCTTCGGTCTTTCTCGGGCTGTTCGCCGCGGTCACGTCGCTGGTCGTGGCGAACAACGCGTTTGCGGTCTTCGGTGCGTGA